The Meriones unguiculatus strain TT.TT164.6M chromosome 1, Bangor_MerUng_6.1, whole genome shotgun sequence genome has a segment encoding these proteins:
- the LOC110541254 gene encoding olfactory receptor 7G2-like — protein MGPGNQTGMSYFFLVGLAYDLTMEPLIFGLFLFIYLVTILGNLLIITAVISDSHLQTPMYLFLSKLSLADICLSTTTIPNMLKNIYTRDQSISYTGCLTQACFVLNFALVESCVLAAMAYDRYAAICHPLNYTVIMNQHFCGILILLSLVISIANSLLQCLMVLRLSFCTNVALPLFFCELAQVIKLACSDTLINYILIYLATFIFGGIPIFGIIFSYTQIVSSVLKISSLRGRYKAFSTCGSHLSVVSLFYGAGVGVYICSAITVSPQITTVSYMMYTVLPQMLNPFIYSLRNKDMKEALWKLISKVACLF, from the coding sequence ATGGGACCAGGAAACCAAACAGGCATGTCATACTTTTTTTTGGTTGGTCTAGCCTATGATCTGACAATGGAACCCCTCATCTTCGGCCTCTTCTTGTTTATATATCTGGTCACAATTTTGGGAAATTTGCTCATCATCACTGCTGTCATCTCTGACTCCCATTTACAGACACCCATGTACCTTTTTCTCTCTAAACTTTCACTTGCTGACATCTGCCTAAGCACGACTACCATCCCAAATATGCTGAAGAATATCTATACACGTGATCAGAGCATCAGTTACACAGGCTGCCTCACTCAGGCctgctttgttttgaattttgCTTTAGTAGAAAGCTGTGTCCTTGCTGCAATGGCCTATGATCGCTATGCAGCTATTTGTCATCCCTTGAATTACACAGTAATTATGAATCAGCACTTCTGTGGCATACTAATTCTATTGTCCTTGGTCATTAGCATTGCGAACAGCTTATTACAGTGTCTAATGGTACTTCGGCTGTCATTTTGCACAAACGTTgcacttcctctcttcttctgtgAACTtgctcaggtcatcaagcttgctTGTTCAGATACTCTCATCAATTACATCCTTATATATCTTGCAACATTTATATTTGGTGGCATTCCAATCTTTGGAATTATTTTCTCTTATACTCAAATTGTCTCTTCTGTTTTGAAAATATCTTCCCTGAGAGGAAGGTACAAAGCCTTTTCCACTTGTGGTTCACATTTGTCAGTAGTCTCTCTATTTTATGGTGCGGGAGTTGGGGTTTACATCTGCTCTGCAATTACTGTTTCACCTCAGATAACTACAGTGTCATATATGATGTACACGGTGCTCCCTCAAATGCTGAACCCTTTCATCTACAGCTTAAGGAATAAAGATATGAAAGAGGCCTTATGGAAACTCATTTCTAAGGTAGCATGTCTTTTCTGA